CCCACCGTGGCATCGTCCATCGCGTGCAGCAGCACCGCATGGCGCAAGAACTCTTGCCGCTTGGGCTCATGGCCGTGGTAAAACTCTTCGGCCAGCGAATTGAACGCCTCGCGCCCGGTGGAGTATTGCCGGTCGACGTAGGAGAGTCGCTTACTGAGCGTTGCGCAGAATTGCAGCAGCCAGGTGGGGTCTTTTTTGATGAGCTCGTCCCAATCTTCACGCGAGAGGCGCCATAGCGTAGCGTCTTTGATCGCGACAATCGTTGCCGAGCGCGGCTCGCCGGACATCAGGGCCATTTCGCCGAACCAGTCCCGTGGGCCCAGCACGGCAACGGTTTCCGAGTTGCCGGCGCCGCTGTCAACGACGACTTGCACGGTGCCGGCTTGGATCAGGTAGAAAGCATCGCCCTGGTCACCCTGGCGAAAAATGGTCACGCCTGCGGCAAAGCTGCGCTCTTCCATCTTGCCCAGGATTTTGGCGACGTCTTCGCGCGGTAGACTGGAGAAGATCGGGATATTGCGGATGGTGTCGGCTTGCAGGTCCATGAATGTCAGCGAATCACTTTGTCAGCGCGCTTGAGCAGCTGCGGCGCTAGCTTCAAGCCAATATAGTTGGCGTTGCGATAGTTGACGATGAGCTCGAATTTCTCCGCGCGCTCGATGGCCGCGAGGGCGCTCTTGGGGTTACTAAGGATCGCACCGACGATGGCTCCTGCGCGCCGCCCCATTTCCAAATAGCTTGGCCCATAAGCGGCGGTGGCACCGGCGATGGCCCAGGACTCTTCGTTGAACATACTCGGTAGTTTTTTTCGCCGCGCGTTGGCGAAGATAAACTCGCTCTCGCCTTCGACCAAATCGTCGGGGACGTGAAACAGCGCAGCGCCAGGGGCGACAGCCATGCCGGTGAAACTGGTTTTCAGCTCGTCGGCCGATTTGATGCCGCGCTCAATGACCGGGATAGCGAGTTTTTTTGCGGCACTTTGCGCCGCCGTGAAATTGGCGCGCGAAAAAGCGTTATTGCTGTCGAAGAAGATGTGCGCCTCGCGCAGCTCGGGCATGAGCTCTTTGAGCAGGCTCATGCGCTTGTCGACCTTCTCCATGGCGTAGGCGGCGACACCGGTCAGGTTGGCGCTGCGCTCATGTGGCGCTTTGATCATGCCCGCGGAGCCAGGGTCGCCGGGATGGACGAACACAATTGGCAGCGTGCTAGTCGCCGCGGCGGCGACGGTGCTGGCGCGGGTGCCGGTGGTAAAGATCACGTCGACTTTGCGTGCGACCAGCTCGGCGGCTGCGGCCGGCAATGCCGCGCGGTCGCCTTTGGCGTTGCGCGTTTCCAAGATCAGGTTTTGGCGCTCGACGTAGCCGAGCTTTTTCAGGCTTTCGTTCAAACCCTTGAGCGCTTGCGATTGCGCCCGCCCCAGCTCGGGCAGCAAGACGCCCACACGCGCTGTCTGTGCCGCCGCGGCTGGGCAGACTGCGGTCAGGAAAAGTAGCGACACAAGGACAATGGGCGCGGGGCGGCGCGGCAATCTGCAGTCGGCGATCGGGGCATCGGTCATGTCGGGGACCCTTCTCGTGGGCGAATACTTCTGAAAAACCCAAGAATGTTTCGACGGGCTCAGCATAAACGGACTGTTCATGCACGTTTTCAGCTCCGACTCCGTTCGTCCTGAGCCTGTCGAAGGACTCCGGATGGGTTTTTCAGAAGAATCGTAGCGAATACGTGTATAACGCCATTCTCTGGCGCGCTTCAAGCAGGCCATGAGTTGAAGCGCTGTGGTCGATCGTCTAGATTAATCAGGTCGTGAACGAGGGCAACGCTAGACGGAGTTTCTTGAAACTCACCGGTGGATTGGTCGCAGGCCTGACACTGGCTGATTATTCCATCTTGAGTCGCCAGGCGGCGGCGCAGACGAGCGCGCCAGGTTTACCGCTGCCGGATGAGCCGGTCGAAGCGACGTTAAAACGGTTGTTTGGCAATCGCACGCCGCAGCGCGGCGATGACAAGATCAAGCTGGAGCTGCCGCAAATCGCCGAAGATGGCGGCAACGTGGCGATGACCATCGACTCGAGTTTGCCAGTGAGCGGCGCAAGTCAGGTCAGTAACATCTATATCCTTTCGGACAAGAATCGCCGCCCGCTGATCGCCAAATTTTCCTTCACGCCCGAGTCGGGCAGGGCGTTTGTGGCGACCAGCATTCGCCTGGCAACGACCACGGACGTGCGCGCGATCGTGGAAATGAACGACGGCGCGTTGTACGCGGTCAGTAAGCATGTGCGTGTGACCATCAGCGGCTGCGATTTGCCGCCGCAAAGCTGATCCCTCGATACGCGACCCCTAGGTCGCGACTCGGGACTAGCGGGGAAATGATTCAGAGAGCTGACATATGGCCGAAGCCGGGAGAGTGAGCATTCGGTTGCCGTCGTCGATCAAAGCGGGCGACGTCATTCGCGTGCGCACGCTGGTGATTCATCCAATGGAGATCGTCCAGCGCGACAAGCAAGGGAAGATCATCGCACGCAACTACAGCTTTATTCTATCGATGAGCGCGGCCTTCAATGGCAAGGAAGTATTCCGCACCGAGTTGACCCAGGGCATCAGCCAGAATCCCAGTATTACTTTCCCTCTGAAAGCTGACAAACCGGGGAAATTGACCGTCACGTTTGCCGATACGATGGGAAAAACCTTCGAAGGGAGTGCTGAGATCAAGTTTGTTTAGCCCTCGCCCCAGGGCGACCAGCCGGTCGCCCCTACAGGCAGCCGCCGGATCAACCTAAACTCTCCATGTCGCCGCCTCCCGCTTACCTAAAAACATTTCTTAGCGCGCAAGCCGAATTGGCGTTCGCTCGGCCCTGGCCGGTGGTCTCTTCGGCGTTGGTGATCGCAGCGCTCAACGTGTTTCTGTTCGCGTTCGACCGACCGTGGACGGCGTCGGACGGTCTGCGTCATTGGGGCGACTCCGTGTTTAGCGCGATCGGTGTCACGCACCAGCCCGATCTTTTGCCGCCGCACCTCTACTCGGGTTCGGTATTGAACATCGGTTTGCTGGTTGGCGGCTTTGTCGCAGCGCTACTCAGCCGTGAGTTTGGTATTCGGCCCGCGCCGTTTTCTGAGCTTGTCAAAGGCGCGCTCGGCGGCCTCTTGATGGGCATCGGCGCTATGTTTTCGTTTGGCTGCAACATCGGTGGTTTCTTTAGCGCGCTGTCGGCCCTGTCGCTGAGCGGCGCAGCGATGATGCTGGGGTTGATTGCCGGCGCGTTTGTGGCGACGCGCTATCTGATTCATGAGAATCGCCAGATCATCGACGGCGGCGGCCTGCCGTTCATGAGCGCCTGCGACGCGCCGGCGCGGCCCGCGCCCGCGTCCATGGCTTATACGTTCCAGCCGCGCATGGGTAAGCTACTTATCTTGGTTCTGCTCGCCGTGGTCTATCTCTACCAGCAGCTTGGCCATGGGCGTCTCGCTGGATTTCTCCTGTTCGGTGCCGCCTTCGGCGTGGTCCTCCAGCGCTCGCGTTTTTGTCTGGTCAACGCGTTCCGCGAGCCGTTCATGAGTGGACGGGGTGAGCACGCACGTGCCGCAGCGCTGGCGTTGATCTTCAGCATGATTGGCATTGCCATCCTCAAAGCCGCCGATCTGAAAGATGCCACCGATTGGGTGTTCCCATCATTTTGGCTAGGCTCTGTTGTCGGT
The window above is part of the Deltaproteobacteria bacterium genome. Proteins encoded here:
- the soxY gene encoding thiosulfate oxidation carrier protein SoxY; protein product: MNQVVNEGNARRSFLKLTGGLVAGLTLADYSILSRQAAAQTSAPGLPLPDEPVEATLKRLFGNRTPQRGDDKIKLELPQIAEDGGNVAMTIDSSLPVSGASQVSNIYILSDKNRRPLIAKFSFTPESGRAFVATSIRLATTTDVRAIVEMNDGALYAVSKHVRVTISGCDLPPQS
- the soxZ gene encoding thiosulfate oxidation carrier complex protein SoxZ — protein: MAEAGRVSIRLPSSIKAGDVIRVRTLVIHPMEIVQRDKQGKIIARNYSFILSMSAAFNGKEVFRTELTQGISQNPSITFPLKADKPGKLTVTFADTMGKTFEGSAEIKFV